Proteins found in one Streptomyces sp. NBC_00461 genomic segment:
- a CDS encoding universal stress protein, with protein sequence MERMIIAGVDRSARSRAAADWATREALLRRLPLRVLHVVPPDAPDPVHRWPYRGEAVAEHVVAELVDRHPALTVRGKILAGTPGPVLPTAGDGAQLLVVGLRGEGGHAGVTVGSTAAVLATASAGPVVLVPGTLADNGPPRPSADVTVGVDVRTPAGSALDFAFEAARLRGARLHAVYAWKLPAHAAASPLPVLEEDRNDGPEAEASYGYPHVEQSGAAGDHGLPAARVGKDHPSPAVRMQLEPVVVALLGEEPGLAVVRRGREGGDAGQVEYGAAGLLVGDRHDGSRLSRTVHSHPPRTPVHGTWAVRRRPRPEHWSSRRRPARWRAWRSASFQLTAGAASRRRPHGVPARRAGCASRPGGT encoded by the coding sequence ATGGAACGAATGATCATCGCCGGTGTCGACCGGTCGGCTCGCAGCCGTGCCGCGGCCGACTGGGCCACGCGCGAGGCACTGTTGCGTCGACTGCCCCTGCGAGTGCTGCACGTCGTGCCGCCGGACGCCCCGGATCCGGTGCACCGGTGGCCGTACCGCGGCGAGGCTGTGGCGGAACACGTGGTGGCCGAACTCGTCGACCGTCACCCGGCGTTGACGGTCCGGGGGAAGATCCTGGCCGGGACACCGGGTCCGGTCCTGCCCACCGCGGGCGACGGCGCACAGCTGCTTGTGGTCGGCCTGCGCGGCGAGGGCGGGCACGCCGGAGTGACCGTGGGTTCGACCGCGGCGGTCCTGGCCACGGCCTCCGCCGGGCCGGTGGTCCTGGTCCCCGGCACGCTCGCCGACAACGGTCCCCCGCGCCCCTCCGCCGACGTGACCGTCGGTGTCGACGTCCGGACCCCGGCGGGCAGCGCACTCGACTTCGCCTTCGAGGCGGCCCGACTGCGCGGCGCGCGGCTGCACGCGGTGTACGCCTGGAAGCTGCCCGCGCACGCCGCGGCCTCGCCCTTGCCCGTTCTGGAGGAGGACCGCAACGACGGGCCGGAAGCCGAGGCGTCGTACGGCTATCCGCACGTTGAACAGAGCGGCGCCGCAGGCGATCACGGTCTCCCCGCCGCCCGGGTCGGTAAGGATCATCCGTCGCCCGCCGTCCGCATGCAGCTCGAACCCGTGGTCGTGGCCCTCCTCGGCGAAGAACCAGGGCTGGCTGTTGTGCGGCGAGGGCGCGAGGGAGGCGACGCGGGCCAGGTGGAGTACGGCGCGGCCGGGCTTCTCGTGGGTGACCGACATGATGGATCCCGCCTTTCGCGAACCGTCCACTCTCACCCTCCGCGCACGCCGGTCCACGGCACATGGGCCGTCCGTCGCCGCCCCCGGCCTGAGCATTGGTCGTCCCGTAGGCGACCAGCACGTTGGCGGGCATGGCGGTCCGCCTCCTTTCAGCTCACAGCCGGCGCAGCCAGTCGTCGGCGACCCCATGGAGTGCCTGCTCGTCGGGCCGGATGCGCGAGTCGTCCAGGCGGCACGTGA